From a region of the Zerene cesonia ecotype Mississippi chromosome 11, Zerene_cesonia_1.1, whole genome shotgun sequence genome:
- the LOC119830535 gene encoding pancreatic lipase-related protein 2-like, with amino-acid sequence MQPGIGASVRRMFDPIKRTTDSCSLAIHAFIPNGQIGTDWTVFPDENGILQIIDLKIDSEKFQYISEVANYYIRKTRFWLYTSDNKNQYEELFIDSRPHNKTHFKPDRPVIMVTHGWIHSGHSPSAQYIKNEYLKKMDVNVIVVDWHLASRTSYLMASFLTAIVGEDINDMVRTLIKEYDFDINDLHLIGHSLGAHVVGRAGNALKRHKVIVPRITGLDPARPLFEFPRVFNAISKNNAYFVDIIHTNVGVFGFIKDIGHADFYPNGGFKQNHCRHPDMQFDSDHNCAWVYYGESINSEIFVSHRCPSYDDFNKRKCNDIQYMGSPCDSTARGKYYLNVTK; translated from the exons ATGCAACCCGGAATTGGAGCCTCCGTTAGGCGGATGTTTGATCCAATCAAACGAACGACAGACTCCTGCAGCTTAG CTATCCATGCATTCATTCCAAATGGACAAATTGGCACTGATTGGACTGTATTTCCTGATGAGAATGGTATACTCCAGATTATCGACTTGAAGATTGATAGTGAAAAATTCCAGTATATATCCGAAGTTgcgaattattatataagaaaaaccaGATTTTGGCTGTACACTAG tgatAACAAAAACCAGTATGAAGAACTGTTCATTGATAGCAGGCCTCATAACAAGACGCATTTTAAACCGGATAGGCCTGTTATAATGGTAACTCATGGATGGATTCACAGTGGACATTCACCATCTGCtcagtatattaaaaatgaatatttgaagaaaatgGATGTCAATGTGATTGTTGTGGACTGGCATCTGGCATCCAGGACATCTTATTTGATGGCTTCTTTTCTGACCGCGATTGTGGGTGAAGAT ATAAACGACATGGTGCGCACTCTTATAAAGGAATACGATTTcgatataaatgatttacatttaattgggCACAGCTTGGGAGCGCACGTTGTTGGAAGGGCTGGAAATGCTCTGAAGCGACATAAAGTGATTGTTCCTCGAATAACAG GTTTGGATCCCGCCCGCCCATTGTTTGAATTTCCGAGGGTATTTAATGCCATTAGCAAAAATAACGCTTATTTCGTCGATATTATTCATACTAATGTTGGCGTGTTTGGATTTATCAAAGATATAGGACACGCTGATTTTTACCCAAACGGTGGATTTAAGCAAAATCATTGTAGACATCCTGACATGCAGT ttgacTCCGACCATAATTGCGCATGGGTATATTATGGAGAATCTATTAATTctgaaatatttgtatcacATCGATGTCCCTCCTATGACGACTTTAATAAACGCAAGTGTaatgatatacaatatatgGGTTCACCTTGCGATTCTACAGCGCGTGGGAAATATTATCTAAATGTGACAAAATAA